One window of Novipirellula aureliae genomic DNA carries:
- a CDS encoding GxxExxY protein, protein MPEQQSPFAQEGYDFMAAAFEVHNVLGGGLLEEIYQESLEIELELRGIMFRRKQELEIHYKQRKLKKRYVPDLCVFEKVVVELKATSEIGSEHEAQLINYMRISRSSVGYLVNFGPIKKLEYKRFILSEFL, encoded by the coding sequence GTGCCTGAACAACAAAGCCCATTTGCGCAAGAAGGATACGATTTTATGGCTGCCGCCTTTGAGGTTCACAACGTTTTGGGCGGTGGCCTGCTTGAAGAAATCTATCAAGAAAGCCTGGAGATTGAACTTGAGCTTCGCGGAATAATGTTCCGTCGAAAGCAAGAACTTGAGATTCACTACAAGCAACGCAAATTAAAGAAACGCTACGTTCCTGACCTGTGCGTTTTCGAGAAGGTCGTTGTCGAATTGAAAGCGACATCAGAAATCGGTTCCGAACACGAAGCACAATTGATCAATTATATGCGAATCAGTCGCAGCTCCGTTGGTTATTTGGTCAACTTTGGTCCAATCAAGAAACTGGAATACAAGCGTTTTATTTTGTCTGAGTTTCTGTGA